The DNA window GTGGATGTGAGCCGGCATTTCGCGCAGCCGGACCTGGCCTCGCGCTCTCAGTTCGTCGACATCGCGCACACGGACTTCGACGGACTTCCGGTGCTGAGCGACGCGCTGGCCGTCCTCATCTGCCGGCGCTATGCCGTGTACCCCGCCGGCGACCACTCGCTGGTCCTGGCCGAGGTCGAAGCGATCCTCGACCCCGCCCTCGACGCCCTTCCGCTGCTGTATTACCGCCAGTCCTACCGCATCCCCGGCGCCGAAGTCCGGGCGACGAGCCCGGTTTAGATACGTTGAGATTTCAAAGCCCAATGATTGGTCATCCCCCGATCAATGCCGGGGGCAGGCTCCCGCGAAGGCGGGGACCCAGCCGTCAGACTGGCTTTTTTCTGGGTCCCCGCCTTCGCGGGGATGACTTGTTATTTGTGAAATAGGCAAATCTCAAGGTTTCTTAGCGTTAAACGTGTACACGTTCAACGCGTAACGCCCACCACGAACCGTTTATCCAGTTCGACCTCGTACGCGCCGGCTCCAAAAAAGGCATAGTCGTAGCGGCAGGGGTCTTCCGGGCAGAGGCGCCGGCACGCCTCCGTCAGTTCCTGGGCGGCGCGCCAGTCGTCCGTCTGGCGTTGGAGGAGCCCGAGGGCGCGGGCCTGCCGGCCGGCGTGGACGTCCACCGGCAGGATGAGTTGGTCCGGGCGGATGCCGCGCCAGATGCCGAGGTCGACGGGTCCGGGCCGCACCATCCACCGGGCGTACATGGCCAGCCGTTTGCAGGCGCTGCCGGCCGCCGGCCGGGCGAGGTGTTTCGCCAGGCGGGGTGGGGTGTCCGGGAGGATCGTGAGGAGGGTATCGCTAAACCCCTGGATGGCCGGCCCGATATGGGGCGCATCCGGCGGGAGGTGGGCCAGGAAGATCGCCTCGACGCTGCCGTATCGGTGGAGGGCGGCGGAGAGGGCATGGACCAGCCAGCACGCGTCGGCCGGCTGGAAGGTGCGGTGTTTGAAGCCGGCGAGGCACTCCGCATCGCGCTCGGGGGTGTAGTGGAGGACAAAAGCGTGGGGCTGATACCCCATCCGCCCGCACAACTCGTCCATCTTACGAAGCACCGTCCCCCGCTGCCCCCAGGCCAGGAGCGCCGCGAAGAGGCCGGCAATCTCCTGGTCGCCCGGGTCGTCGAACGCGTGGGGGACCGAGATCGGGTCCGAAGGGATAAAATCCGGCTGCTCGAAGCGCCGGACGAGGAGGTCGAGGTAGGCGGAGAGGGTGGGGGTCACGTTACGATTGCCTGCTCGTAAGGAGCGGAAGGATGGCCGCCAGATCCACATTCCCACCACTGACAATCACCCCGATCCGCCGGCCCCGCGCCGGCAC is part of the Rhodothermales bacterium genome and encodes:
- a CDS encoding flavin reductase family protein is translated as MNSPIDSRALRAVMRHVPSPVTVVTLAGADGPRGVTIGSFASVSLDPPLVSFNVGIESSIHPHVAAADRFAIHVLHAGQVDVSRHFAQPDLASRSQFVDIAHTDFDGLPVLSDALAVLICRRYAVYPAGDHSLVLAEVEAILDPALDALPLLYYRQSYRIPGAEVRATSPV
- a CDS encoding TIGR02757 family protein — protein: MTPTLSAYLDLLVRRFEQPDFIPSDPISVPHAFDDPGDQEIAGLFAALLAWGQRGTVLRKMDELCGRMGYQPHAFVLHYTPERDAECLAGFKHRTFQPADACWLVHALSAALHRYGSVEAIFLAHLPPDAPHIGPAIQGFSDTLLTILPDTPPRLAKHLARPAAGSACKRLAMYARWMVRPGPVDLGIWRGIRPDQLILPVDVHAGRQARALGLLQRQTDDWRAAQELTEACRRLCPEDPCRYDYAFFGAGAYEVELDKRFVVGVTR